GACTCAAGTCAGTGGACCGTTAATTATTTGGTAATTCTCTAACTGGTCCCCCTGTGTCTCCTCAGCTAAGCAGTAAGCACCCCGAGGGTAGAAATCCTATATGTATGTTTGTAAATAGCACTTAGCTACATGCTTGGCACGTTCATTCATGCCAGGCACCTTGCAGGGAGCTGGGGGACACTCCCTACTCTCAAGCAGCATCAAGCTAGTTGGAAAGGGGCCCGTGTCCTTGACAATCAAAGGGACAAGCCAGTCGCCCTCGGGACAGTCAATGCACAATGAATGCACCTTGATGCATTCCTTTTTGAGTGAGGCTTTCTGGGGCCTCCTTGCCAGCTCCACTCCCATGCCTCCCGGCCCTGCCACTCACTGTGATATTGCAGAGGATGAGGAAGAGTGAGATCTCCTTGAGGGCCCGCCGCTTCCAGTTGAGGTGGCTGTAGGAGTGGATGTAGGCCCGCGAGGCCTGCCGCAGGTCCTGGCCCAGCTCCAGCAGGGAGCCCCTGCGGGGAGGCTCAGCCTCCCACTTCCCCGCCAGGCTCTCAGGAGCTGCACCCCAGAGTGGGCGCCGGTGCAGGCCCTCGATGATGAAGAGGTTCTGGGCTATGTGCTGCAGGATGAGAAGCAGCGAATAGGCCAGGATGAGGCGGTTGAGTAGCTCGTGGGGGCGAGTGGCCACGATGGCCACGATGGAGAAGTAGGAGATGCCCATCTGGCCCAGCGCCGCGCCCATCAGCAGCACCACGTCCAGGCTGCGGGTAGGGTTCTTGAGTGTGTCTAGCTCTCGCTCCTCCAGCCCATGGATGGCCATGCCCGCCAGGCATGCCAGGCTCATAATGGGCAGTGCGGCTGCATAGAAGGCGTAGTAGATGGTGAAGTACTGGCGTGCGATGGCAGGGCCACTTGCTTGGATCTGGAAGAGCACGAAGACGCACGTGCCTGCCACCAGGACCAGCAGGCCCAGCAGCGGCCCTAAGATGGCCCCGTGCAGGTGGAAGGGCGGGGTGCTGGGGTGGGAGCCTGTGTGGGGTGCCAGGCGGCGGCCCACGTTCTTCCACATGACGAAGAGCATGCCACAGCAGATGAGGGAGTACTCGGTGCTGAAGGGGTAAAGCATCAGGTAGCCCTTCTGGAAGACCTCACACGTGGTGACGTTGAGGCACAGACAGGTGCTGGTGTTGTTGCCTGGgatggggcagggcaggaggggacAGACGTTCAGGTGGGCCTTGCTCTGAGGAAACCAGATGCACAAATCAATCTGTTCACCTCCTGGATTATGGCAGAGGCGGAAGGGACCCagccacccattttacagatgtggaaactgaggccaacagagagaagtcagaaatcacAAGacggtcattctttttttttttttttttttttttgtgggaacttagttccccgacctgggatcgaatccgtgccccctgcagtggaagcgtggagtcttaaccactggaccaccagggaagttcccaggaTGGTCATTCCTTGACAAAGGGATTCTAGACCTCAGGTGCCAAGCTTAGGTAAAGCATTTGACACATGATGTCTTTGGTGCCAAATGTCACCTCTACAGATTACTTGCTGAGCACAAGGGGAAGCCTGTAACCTTATACTGGGAGGATCTGGCTGATACACCTGGACCATCAGCAGCATCCACCGTGGGGCAGACATCTTGCCTTGTGATGAGGTGCCCTGCAAAGCACACAGTATCCCCTGTGGAATGTTGGTGTCCAAAATGCTCAACCCAAATCTAATCAACACTTTGgtccatacttcctgtttctaggAAAAGCAGGGGATTTGGGAACAAGTCAAATGCCACCATGAGGAAGCAACCTGACAAATCTCAATGTCATTAGGGGAAAAGAGACTTAACTGAGCCACCAAATGTACTGCATGTTTGAACAAACCATCTTTAAAAGACATTTCATGGGCTGATTGGAGCAAGTCGAATATAGGTTGATACAGAGGTTGGGGAAGATGTTAAGGCATTTTGTTAGAAATTACAATGGCATTGTGCTAATGTAGGGaactatattattttaaagacatGCATACTGAAATATTCTGGGATGAAATGCCAGTATTTCTGCAACGGAAGTAATTCAGCAAAAATATTGGAatgaatatggcaaaatgttaataattattaCATCTAGGTGACGGGTATGTCCTCTTCTTCTACTCATCTGTATGCCTGAATTGTTTAATAATAAACAATCCATGATGTCACTTGCCGAAAATTCTCTTTGCACAGGTCTTCTGAAAAATGGATCTGGAGCATAAAGAATGCCCACGGTATACAGGCATGCTGAGATTTATGCAATGGATGTGTGAATGCATGAGTCTGCTGGGAAAGCTTGGCTGTACACAGGTCAGGATGGTGATGCCacctggggcggggggaggtgtaTACATACAGGTATGGCTGAATCCCACAGACAGAAATGTTCCCATGTAGGTTTACGGGACATGGCCTCTAAGGGCAGACTGACAGGTAGGGCACTGGGTACGTGGAACAATCCAGGGAGTTCTTTCTGCCCAGAAATCTTCTGTTCTTCCTTATATGTCCAGGTACCTATAACTGTGTTAGGAAGACATTCCTTTCGGTCTTGAAGGCTTTTTAGCTTCTTGCAAGTAAAATGCAAATACCAGGGGTAGAGTGCATACTTGGACTTATCAGTGAAGAGCTCAGCCAGGATTAGTGGTTAGCTTACTGATAGCTAGATGGATGCCTGGAGCGGGCTTGCAGAGTGCCAGCACCTGATGGGGCAGGCCCAGAATGGGGGCAGGATGGGTACCATTGGCAAATGTCAGTTTCCGTTTAGTCGTGATCTGGTCTCTAGAGCTTGCTCCCAACTCTGCAGAGTCAATGAGCCTCACCTGTTTGAGGGAGTGTAGCGTGCacgcatgtgtatgtgtgtgtgtgtgtgtgtgtgtgtttgtacattcAGGGATCGGGGGGGCAGTCACGGTCTCCTCTGTACCTGAGAACTTTTCCATGAGGGCGCTGAGCTCAGTCTCGATCTCATGGTGCATGGAGTCGTTGGTGACGGCCAGAAGCCACAGCAGCAGATTCGTGGCCAGCGTCAGCATCAGGCCACACCTGGAGGAGGTGGTGCTACACTCTGCCACACAGCCTAGCCAGCTTCCCGGGTGCCCCATGTTCACCAACACTGCCTTTGGGGTGACCACTCTCTCCCAAAGCCAGATGCCATCTGCCATTAGAACTTCAGGAGGGGCAGCCCTAGGGGCTACGTGGGACCCATTCCCAGACTAACCGATAGCCCCAGGGCCACCCTGTCCAGGGAAGCTGTTGGAGGCCCAGCATGAGTGGGGGACAGGGGTATCCCAGGAGttgttgaaaggagagaaggtgTCCGAATCTTACCTAGTGAAGTTGGTCTGGATCTGAACGCAGTCCTTAGAGTGTTTCCAGAGCACCCAGGtctgaaagagaaagggtctTGAGCCCAGGGGCTAGGGGTGGGGCGAAGGTTGGTGGTGGGACTGTGGGGCGTGTGTTCCAGTTGCGTGTGTGTATTTACAATGGAAGGGACAGTGAGGAAGCCTGGGTTGGATTCGTGGCTCCAGTGTTTCCTTGCTGTGTGGTCCTGGGCCAGTGGAAAaacatctctgagccttagtCTCCTTGGCTCTAAAATAGGACTAAAATGTCTATCAGGGGAATGCCTACTTATTGGGGCAATAAAAAGGATGATGCAAACAAAACACATAGCACAATGCCTGCAGATCAGGAACTCAGGAGGGAGTTGGAGATTCATTAAGAGtagctctggggacttccctggtggcattaagaatccacctggggcttccctggtggcgcagtggttgagagtccgcctgccgatgcaggggacatgggttcgtgccccggtccgggaagatcccatatgccgcggagcagctaagcccgtgagccatggccgctgagcctgcgcgtccggagcctgtgctccgcaacgggagaggccacaacagtgagaggcctgtgtaccgcaaaaaaaaaaaaaaaaaaccaaaaaaacaagagaaaaaaaagaatccacctgccaatgcaggggacacgggtttgagccctggtccaggaagatcccacatgctgcagagcaactaagcccgtgcaccacaactactgagtctgtgctctagagcctgcgagccacaactactgagcccatgtgccacagctccTGAAGCCCGCGCCCCTAGAGcttgtgcttcgcaacaagagaagccaccacaatgagaagcccgcacaccgcaacaaagagtaacccccgtttgccgcaactagagaaagcctgtgcgcagtaacaaagacccaacgcagccaaaaataaataaataagtaaatttaaaacccttctttaaaaaaaaaaaaagtagctctgtagggcttccctggtggtccagtgattaagactccatgcttccaatacagggggccccttggtcggggagctaagatcccacatgccgctcgaccaaaaatataaataaataaattgtatttaaaaaaaaaaaaaaaaggagagtagCACAGTATGTCCAGGGGGTGTAGATTTAGGTACACACAGGTACGTACAGGCAAATGTAACTATAGGTGCCTGCGTTTCAGTGACACAGTGTGTGTGCTGATGCTGACATGTGTAGGTAGCATAGGTGTGGGCACAAAGAGGCCAGCATGTGGAGGGGCGCTgtggtatgtgtgtatacactcTGGGCTGTGTAGGTATTTGCTGATGTGGCTGTTTCTAGGCATAGGCTGGGGTGTGTATGCATGCGGCGAGGGGGTGCGAGAGGCGGGTCACCTGGATGCCGATGAAGATGATCTCGATGGCCGGGAAGATGAGCTCCAGCTGTGACTTACAGTGGATGTGGCTCATGTCGTAGCCCACGCGGAAGACGTTGAGGCAGATGGTGCAGCTGCCAAAGAGCACCAGGGAGCCTGGCCGGGCCAGGGGGCCGTTGGCACCTCCCCTGGAAAgagccctccctccccagccctctgcATCCACCCAGGCGCCCCGACACTCACCACGCACCCAAGCGGGTCCTGCGTGCGGGTCCTGGTGGAGCACGGCTTGCGGCCGGCGGGTGGTCCTGGTGGTGTAGTAGAGAAGCCAAAGGAGGGCCAGGGCCTTCAGCGCGGCCAGCAGAATCCACACATCCCCCAGCGTGATGGCCACGTTGTTGAAGATCATGCTGCAGATAAAGGCTCCGCCCAGGAACACCATGTTGAGGGCCAGGAGCCCCGAGAAGAGCTGCCCGGCCTTCTGGGCCTGCCGGTCCTGGCGCAGCAGCAGTGAGAAGTGCCGCACCATCCAGGACCTCCTGAGGGGCGAGGCGGGGGCCCTTGTCTGCTTGGCCCCCGTGGCCACTTGGTTCTCCTTGGCCGGGGTCTCTCCAGTCTCCTGTGCTTCTGGAGAGGCCATGGGTGGAGCCTCagtaggggctggggagggagacaGGGTTCTGGTTGGCTGCCAAGCCGTCCTGGGCTCAATTCCGCTTCTGCCTCTAACCGCTCTGGGACCTAGGGCAAGCTAAGCAACCTCTCTGGTCAGGATATTGGAAATAATAGCAGCTGCCCCATCTGCCTTACTGGACCCGAGAAGATTCAAACAGACCAGGGGATATGGAAGCCCTTTGTGCTCCACATAAACATAGGGTTTATTTTGACTGGCTTGAGGAccaccttccccccacccctatCCTCCTGCATCAGTGCTTGATCTTAAGGTGGAATAATGATGTCTGTCAAGACAGCCAGGGGTATCTGCACAGTGCTTGGACACTGGGCAGTTTCCAAGGCTGTGACTTTTCACCACCAAAAGGCAGTTCGTACCCTCTGTCTTCTGGAAAGAAATTCACTCCTCAAGTCAGGGAGAGCAAGTAGGTGTCCTCTCTTGTTCTGACTCTGATTAGTTGGGCAGTGGTTGCTTAGAGTGTTGGGTTGAGAAGGATCCTGAGGCTGAGTGTGGGCTTGGTGGGAAAGAATGCTGTGATCTGAGATAATACTCTATTTTGGGTACATATGGGTGTATATAAAATTACTTCTTAAAAAAGTCtttttattgaacttgttacaatattgcttctgttttatgttttttgatcTTTGActgtggggcatgtgggatcttagctccctgaccagggattgaacccacaccccctgcattggaaggcaaagtcttaagcactggactgccagggaagtccctaaaattacttttaaaagatcTAGAAGACACCCATCGAGTTCACAACAGGAGTTTCTtctggggaaaggaggagggcacGAGCATTGGGAGAGGTTGaatgttttagtttaaaaaaaaaaaaaaacattcctgggacttccttggtggtgcagtagttaagaatccgcctgccaatgcaggggacacgggttcgagccctggtccaggaagatcccacatgccacagagcaactaagcccgtgcgccacaactactgagcctgcgctctagagcctgcgagccacaactactgagcccacatgccacaactactgaagcctgtgctctagagcccgtgagccacaactactgaagcccgagtgcctagagcctgcgctccgcaacaagagaagccaccgcaatgagaagcccacgcaccgcaacaaagagtagttcctgctctctgcaactagagaaagcccgcgtgcagcaatgaagacccaacgcagccaaaaaataaagaaacaagcaTTACTTATGtaattaaagttaattttaaagcACATTAAAGGTTTAAGGAAAAAGTTCTGAGATTGGTTGATAATATCTGCCATGAGCATGGGACACATTGGGATGAGCATGAATGCCAtgcccttgactttttttttggctgtgacacacagcttgtgggatcttagttccctgaccagggattgaacccataccctcgtcagtgaaagcgcagagtcctaaccgctggactgccaggggaagTCCCATACCCTTGACTCTGATAGAACTGACTTCCATCTGTACCCTCCCTCCACTCCTTGAAGTCTCATGAATGTACAGCTCAACATGGGGAATACCATTCTGACCCTTCTCTTTCCCTGAGTGTCTCCTGCTACCTTCTCACTTGCCCCAGGCTTTCACTCAGGCCGACCCCTTTGTTACCCTTCACTTGGACCCAGATCTTGGGTCACCCCATACCTGCAGCTCAGGACCCCTTCCTGGAGTCCAGCACACTTCCCCCATGGGCCCTTTGAGTACTCATAACGCTGCACTGGAGTGCAGGGATGCCCCACTGGTCTGGGTGCTGTTCTGGTGGGAAGGTTCCTTCACCACCCCCTGCTGTCCCAGGTGCTCTCCCTTGGTCCTGCTGCTGCCCTGGCATCCCTGGTGCTCTGGGCTCAGGGTCCTAGGTGCTCACGGTCCCCACTGTCCAGGCTGCAGGAGGCCTGCTTTCTAATTCACTGTCTCAGCAAGCGGAGTCTCCATCCCCATGTCTCCCAGCAGGGAACCAAGTGTCTGCCttgcctctcccctcacccctgtgCATTCCAGCTCAAGGACTGCTCTGAGATTTTTCTTTACCACAAGCACTACCCTGGTCCAtggctccctcttctctctcctggacTGATCTCCCTACCCACGGTACCTCTCCCCTACTTCCCCTGCAGAGGCAACCAACTGTCCTCACTATAGAGTCCAAACTATCTAGCATGGCCTGCATGGCCTTTCAAAATGAAACAAGGCAGTGTATGTTTAGTATGGGCTTGGGGTGCACAAGGTGATCAAGGCAGGGTAGCCGCTGTTGCTTCCTGGTCTGGTCTTAACTTTCCTCTCTAGCCCTGTCTTCAGACCCCCACTCCCTTGCCCATGGACCATGCCATCCTGTTGCCTAGTTCCCAGAATGCTCCTGCTTTTGCTCACTTCCCTGTCGTTGCCCACACCCTACCCTTTGCCCATCATGCCCACCCACTTGCCCCTTGGATGACTGCGGTGTGTCCTCAGGACTCAATGGAGCCccacctcctctaggaagcctcCCCTGAACCCCCTCGCCAAGGCTGGACTAGGTGCCCCTCTTGGTACCCACACTGCACCCATGCTTGTTGCTGAAGCATCACCTACCATGctctattttatgttattttatttttatttttttatttttggtatgcgggcctctcactgctgtggcctctccggttgtggagcacagactccggacgcgcaggctcagcggccatggctcaggggcctagtcgctccgcggcatgcgggatcttcccagaccggggcacgaacccgtgtcctctgcatcggcaggcggactctcaaccactgcgccaccagggaagcccatgttattttttttaagtttacttcttttttaattaattaattaggctgcgCCgggtccttagttgcagcatgggggatcttttttttttttttaattgcggcacacaaactcttagttgaggcacgtgagatctagttccctgaccagggatcgaacctgggtcccctgaatTCGGAGTgcggagccttagccactggaccaccagggaagtcccatatcatgctctattttatttatttatttaaaaaatttttaattttattttatgtatttttttatacagcaggttcttattagtcatcaattttatacacatcagtgttcATGCTCTATTTTAATTAGATGTGCTTTGCTGTGTCTCTCCCTTTGGACTCTGACCTTTAGACTATACCCCCATGTAACTACCAGAAGACCCTCAGCACACTTGGCTCTAAAATGCAGCCTCTTCAGACCCCCATTCTCCAATGTGCAACCTGCCCAATATTTATACCTCCTAAGGTCCTCTTCTGGGgcaaatagaataataaaacttGGTACTCTTTTAAAGATTCTACCAATGACTCCCCCCTTCCCAGTCTTCCACGTCATTCTTGCTCCAGTTCTGTCCCCTCCTTGTCCAGCCCCCTTGTCACACTCTAGGCACCTGCTCCCCACATTCATCCAGGCCCGGCCAGAGGACTCCCCGTGTCTCGTGTAGCCTCGTGCCCCCCCGTCACTCCTGCAGCCTGCTCTTCCTTCTGTCTCTCCCGCTACCTTCCACCAATGGCtcttgcccattctcaccacccATCTTAAGCGCTTCTCCTGGGAAGACTTCTCCCTTTGCCCAAACATCTATCGACAGCGGGTGTGCACTGCTGTGGGTGTGCCTGGTGGGCAGCGACCAGCTCCTGCTTACCTCATCCCCCGCATATGGCACAGGCAAGACACTGAACCAATGTTAGCTGACTGACTCTGGCATTTTCTGGGGAGATTTCAGCACCAGAGCCATGGACAGAAGCCCTTCCCATCAAACCCTTTGCATCCATCCTGGCCCAGTGGAGGCGACTTTCCAGATGATCTTGGTCTTGCTTCCCAGGCTCCCCCACCCAGGTTGAGCACATCTGAAGCTTACAGGGACACCTCCCTGCTCCTTTCCTCCCAAACCTGACTGCCCCATCTCGCCTTCCCAGAAGCTACCCCAAGGCAGGAGGATAGCCTAGCGCCGAATTCTGGcacttactacctgtgtgatCTTGGTCAAGCTACTTAGACTCTcggtgcttcagtttcctcatctgtaaacagatACACGACTATGGAATAGTACCCGttacatagtagatgttcaataaagaTTTCTAGAATGAGTAAATGAGGGAATCAAGGCATAATACCTACCTGATGGGGATTTGTCAAAATTTAATGATTTAACACATGTAAATGCATGTAGAGACATGCCTGGCATAGAGAATGCTCTCAGTGTTAGCTGTTTATGCATTTCCTTCCTGTTCAGCTCCTGGAGAGGCCGGAAGGGTCGGGATTATTGGTGAATTACAGGGGCAGGTTCTGATTGGACTGCAGGCCTAGAGAGGACGCTGGAGGACAAGGTCCTGTCCTCCAGGGTCCTCACCTTGACTAtcttccccgcccccacccccagggtccAACCCTCCATCGACGGCTAGAGGGAGCGCTCAAAGTGGAGGATAGGGTCCTCCGCTGGGAAGGGTGCGGGGATGGGCAAGCAGGGGTCCCGGGAAGAGGGTGAGGGCTCCCTGACTGACAAGGAGGAATCCGCCATCCTCTGGCTCGACCCTCCGCGCGACGCCAGTTCAGGGGAGGGCCCGGACACCAAACTGGTTTGTGGGTCGCGATTAGCGCCAGTGATGAAAGCTGCAGAGCCGTCGGGGCGCGGCGCCTGGCCGGATCCGACGGATGCTGCTAAACACTGGTCGCGGAACTACGGGATTTCTTTCCGAGCCACTCGAGGGACTGCGAGGCCTGGGGCAGGCACCACACGGGTGTCTCTGAGTGGGCATCCCGGCAACCAAGCCCCATACCCCTTTTTCCAGCCGTCCTGGCTTTTAGCTTCTTCCTGGCTTCGGCGCTCCCTTTCCGCTGTGCGCGCTCGGACCCGGCTAAGGCGGGGGGTGCCCTGCTGACCCCTGCGCGCCCCCCTCCCGCGGAAAGAAGACGGGGTGCGGAcccggggtgggggcagaggggagccgCCGTTCGGGTCACCAAGGGTTGACCTTCCTCCCGTCATCTCGCCCTCCCGCCCCAGTCCCTGCAGCCCCCGGTCTCTGACCCTGGCTTTGGGAGCGGAGTAGGTGTGAGTGTTGAGGATGGGCTCTCGGAAATGTTTCTCCAGGGGTCAGAGGGCGCTCCCGGCCGTAACGGCGCCCCCGGGGAGCCTTACCTGAGGCCTGGGCAGGCATCGCCGCCGGCTGACCACCGCACCGCGATCGTCTGTCCGGGTGAGGCCCCTGCGCCGGACCGATGCCTCCGACGCCCTCCCTCGGCGGGACTGCGCAGCCGCCTCTCGGGCTCCGCGGCCCATTGATTTTTCTGTTGACTTTGGGGCTCTCATTAATCCTTCGTTAATTACCCCGCCGGGGGCTCCCCGGACAGCTCAGCCAATAACGAGGCGGCTGGACAGGCGGGCGGGGCCGGAGGCGGTGCAGGCGCGGGGCGCTGGGTCAGGGGACCCACGAGCAGGCCCGCTTCCGGGGTAGATCGGGATGCAATGTCCTTAGGCCGCAACAGAGGCCGTGTAGGGTTCAGGCCACACTTGCCTCTGGCGGCCCAGCAGGGAATGGACCCTCCCCCACAGATCCGGGGTCACCTTCTCTTGTACCCCACGTAGCACCAGGCCCGGCCCTGCCGCAAGCTCTCTCCCTAAGGCAAACGTGAACTTGGGGCGAAAGAGACCCGGTTCTGACACGGCAGGAGGCGCCCCCTGCGGCCCTCCTCAGCTCTACCTGCAGCCTCTGAGACCTGCCCACCTCATCGTGCTGGTGGGGTCCTGGCACGTCTTCCTCTAAAGTGCCCTGTGCCCCAGGTGCGGCTGCTCCCACGCTTCTGCACAAAATGccatctcctcccaccccagtccccaccccagcctgtcCCCCTTCGCCTGACTCGCTGGCCACCATTTCCGCCTCCTCTTCTAGCTGTTGGTGCCTCCTTTTCAATCTCTCTCTGCACCGTCTGACTTCCTCAGTCTCTCTGAGTCCATCTCTatatcccccctccccaccttcttTTGGATCAAACCATTTTATTGAGGGGCTTCAGAGACGGTCGAAGGACTGGGAAAACAGTGAGATCCCACACCCTCTGCCCTGCCAGGATCTCCCCAGCTTCACAGTTGCCCCGTCTCTATATCTCTTGTAGAGTAGAAGCCAGAGGGCTTTGGAGAGGAGCCTCAGGGACCGCAGGGAGTGGGGTTGTGGGTAAGAGGAGGCCCAGGGGGTGAGAATCTGTGCCACCCAAGCCCTGTTTAGCTATAACAGCCctgttataaattatattataacAGCCTATGAATTGAAGTTGCGTTCCTGAAATGTTTCATTTGAAGGGAAAACAAAAGCTCTGATGCatgaaaaaagtttgaaaattattctCCTTAGCAGAAAGGCACTGGTTCCCTTtcgctgtgtgactgtgggcaagtcactttacctctctgggcctcagttttcttctttgcAAAATCACAGCTGGATTAGGTGAGTCCTTCCTAACCTTTCATGTGTCATggaacacattaaaaaatgtatatgtcaCCTGAGGATAAAGCGAAGAGGAAGGTGGCAGTCTGGGTACTccacccagcccctcccagccaCCCCGGTACGAGTCTGTAACTAGCCTGTGACTCAGACTTGGCTCGCCCACAGAAAAGCCTGAGACCTGAATATCTCCAGGGCCCCTTGCAGCTCCGACCCCAAGACCCCCTCCTGTGATCATCTTAGATGTGGCGGCTGAGACACGAAGTGGGcacagggtggggcagggagaacATCAGGTTTATTGGTTTCCAGCTCCAGGGGGAAGCACTGGCCAGGACACggggctggggtaggggtggAGCTAGAGTCTAGGACACGTCCAGATCTTGCCTGGTCCTAGAAAGGGTGCAGGGAGAGGTCCTCCTCCCCCGCTTGCCCCATGC
Above is a genomic segment from Mesoplodon densirostris isolate mMesDen1 chromosome 18, mMesDen1 primary haplotype, whole genome shotgun sequence containing:
- the OTOP3 gene encoding proton channel OTOP3, with the translated sequence MGQSGPRAVRGRSGIEPRTAWQPTRTLSPSPAPTEAPPMASPEAQETGETPAKENQVATGAKQTRAPASPLRRSWMVRHFSLLLRQDRQAQKAGQLFSGLLALNMVFLGGAFICSMIFNNVAITLGDVWILLAALKALALLWLLYYTTRTTRRPQAVLHQDPHAGPAWVRGSLVLFGSCTICLNVFRVGYDMSHIHCKSQLELIFPAIEIIFIGIQTWVLWKHSKDCVQIQTNFTRCGLMLTLATNLLLWLLAVTNDSMHHEIETELSALMEKFSGNNTSTCLCLNVTTCEVFQKGYLMLYPFSTEYSLICCGMLFVMWKNVGRRLAPHTGSHPSTPPFHLHGAILGPLLGLLVLVAGTCVFVLFQIQASGPAIARQYFTIYYAFYAAALPIMSLACLAGMAIHGLEERELDTLKNPTRSLDVVLLMGAALGQMGISYFSIVAIVATRPHELLNRLILAYSLLLILQHIAQNLFIIEGLHRRPLWGAAPESLAGKWEAEPPRRGSLLELGQDLRQASRAYIHSYSHLNWKRRALKEISLFLILCNITLWMMPAFGIHPEFENGLEKDFYGYRTWFTIVNFGLPLGVFYRMHSVGVLVEVYLGA